The following proteins come from a genomic window of Heyndrickxia acidicola:
- a CDS encoding TspO/MBR family protein, producing the protein MLFFFNLLAYLLVIVVNGLAIYLPLNGQTTQEISNRIPVLFTPAGYVFSIWGVIYLLLAVWVFRMLLKKYRKSEIYRKTSPLFILSCILNCAWIFLWQYNYFVICVLVIIGLLVTLAAIYRRINRIGDTFWGRVPYSVYLGWVSVATIANLSYTLAYLRLLILGTPDVIWTLLMLLVGAVIAIQFRYRNQDWVYPLVFVWAYIGIFVKDLHSSAIVAYTAMVLAVIIFLAAVIGRKK; encoded by the coding sequence ATGCTCTTTTTTTTCAATCTTCTGGCGTATCTTTTAGTCATTGTGGTAAATGGTTTGGCCATTTATCTGCCGCTTAATGGACAGACTACACAGGAAATTTCAAATAGGATTCCCGTCCTGTTTACACCTGCAGGATATGTATTCAGTATTTGGGGAGTCATTTACCTGCTGCTAGCTGTGTGGGTGTTTCGAATGCTTTTAAAAAAGTACCGGAAATCAGAGATTTACAGAAAAACAAGCCCGCTTTTCATTTTGAGCTGTATTCTAAACTGCGCCTGGATTTTCCTCTGGCAATATAATTATTTTGTTATATGCGTGTTGGTTATCATCGGACTGCTTGTTACATTGGCCGCCATATATAGGAGAATAAACAGGATTGGAGATACTTTTTGGGGACGGGTGCCTTACTCTGTATACCTTGGTTGGGTGAGTGTAGCGACTATAGCAAATTTGAGCTATACCCTGGCATACCTTAGATTGCTTATCCTCGGTACTCCTGATGTGATTTGGACATTGCTTATGCTTTTAGTCGGAGCTGTCATTGCCATTCAATTTCGATATCGAAATCAAGATTGGGTTTATCCACTGGTCTTTGTCTGGGCCTACATCGGAATTTTCGTCAAAGACCTGCACTCATCGGCCATAGTAGCCTATACCGCCATGGTACTTGCAGTCATCATTTTCTTAGCAGCTGTTATTGGGCGAAAAAAATAA
- a CDS encoding lysine N(6)-hydroxylase/L-ornithine N(5)-oxygenase family protein: MIPEKIYDLIGVGIGPSNLSLAALTDPLEEISALFFEQKTQFDWHPGMMIEGTDMQVSFLADLVTFADPTSNYSYLNYLFKHNRLYHFYFYKHLEIPRKEYQAYSKWVAEQLEQCLFGKKVIELIDHDDCYEAVIEDTQTHATEHYFARNIVLGTGSIPIVPDGFESAPSADIIHSSQYLYYEKELKKSASITVIGSGQSAAETFHNLLLEQDIYKYHLTWFTRSSGFMQLESGKLSEEVFSPEFVDYYHDLPLSERMKILPKLHTLRNGISPETLKSIYDLLYRRSIGGLELKVTIQPLIELVGYEIEAGSYRLQCRHTQEDITFHYPTEKVVLATGYRPNVPAWINPLKEKIVWEDEKRFKVTKDYEVVFKKERPHRLFSLTNLEHVAATGADDLELAVQRNQRIINKISGQEHYPVPSHTVFQQFSIQR; encoded by the coding sequence ATGATCCCTGAAAAAATTTATGACCTCATTGGTGTTGGGATTGGTCCGTCTAACTTAAGCCTAGCTGCCTTGACCGATCCGCTTGAGGAAATCAGTGCACTCTTTTTCGAACAAAAAACACAATTTGACTGGCATCCGGGCATGATGATCGAAGGAACTGATATGCAGGTTTCTTTTCTCGCTGATCTTGTGACCTTTGCCGATCCGACAAGCAACTACTCCTATTTGAACTACTTATTTAAACATAACAGGCTCTATCATTTTTATTTTTATAAACATTTGGAGATTCCAAGAAAAGAATATCAGGCTTATTCCAAATGGGTAGCTGAGCAGCTGGAGCAGTGTCTTTTTGGAAAAAAAGTAATTGAACTCATCGATCATGATGACTGCTATGAAGCAGTGATTGAAGATACACAGACACACGCAACCGAACATTATTTTGCTCGAAATATTGTACTTGGCACCGGCTCTATCCCTATTGTGCCGGATGGGTTTGAGAGTGCACCTTCAGCGGATATCATTCACTCAAGCCAGTACCTTTACTATGAAAAGGAATTAAAAAAATCGGCATCCATTACCGTAATCGGGTCCGGCCAGAGCGCAGCTGAAACCTTCCACAACCTTCTACTTGAACAGGACATATACAAATATCATTTAACCTGGTTCACACGCTCTTCTGGATTTATGCAGCTTGAATCCGGCAAGCTGAGTGAAGAAGTATTTTCGCCTGAGTTCGTGGATTATTATCATGATCTTCCACTGTCAGAAAGGATGAAGATCCTTCCCAAGCTTCATACGCTCCGCAATGGAATCAGTCCGGAAACCTTGAAGTCCATCTATGACTTACTTTACCGCCGTTCCATTGGCGGCCTGGAATTAAAGGTAACCATTCAGCCTTTGATTGAGCTGGTAGGCTATGAAATTGAGGCCGGTTCCTACCGTTTACAATGCAGGCATACACAGGAGGATATCACCTTCCATTACCCTACTGAGAAAGTTGTTTTAGCTACAGGCTACAGGCCAAATGTGCCAGCATGGATTAATCCGCTTAAGGAAAAGATTGTATGGGAGGATGAAAAACGATTTAAAGTTACAAAGGATTATGAGGTTGTATTTAAAAAAGAACGTCCGCACAGGCTCTTTTCTCTCACAAATTTAGAGCATGTTGCTGCAACGGGTGCTGATGATTTAGAGCTTGCCGTTCAGCGCAACCAAAGAATTATTAACAAAATCTCCGGACAGGAGCATTACCCCGTTCCATCCCATACCGTTTTCCAGCAATTTTCAATCCAGCGGTAA
- a CDS encoding CsbD family protein → MTNNNGLDDKLKGKGNQLKGEVKKGYGKMTNDDSKVAEGHADNAKGKVQEKVGQAKDLFSK, encoded by the coding sequence ATGACAAACAATAATGGTCTTGATGACAAATTGAAAGGGAAAGGCAACCAATTAAAAGGTGAAGTAAAAAAAGGCTACGGCAAAATGACGAATGATGACAGCAAAGTAGCTGAAGGACACGCAGATAATGCAAAAGGAAAAGTCCAGGAAAAGGTTGGACAAGCAAAGGATCTTTTCTCTAAATAA
- a CDS encoding transposase produces MPRKPRVWYPGATYHITARGVRKMDIFLDTLDFQTYLKYLLDVRARHPYTLHAYCLMNNHLHLQLETVKTPLDIIIKDLHSQYAIYFNKRYDAHGHVFQGRYGAEIIENYPYFLKVSSYIHLNPVAASMVKRPEDYRWSSYSAYIAAADTKNPYVSMEKTLSYFSAPHSANPQKPPRQHYKAFVEALGGQAQTILVN; encoded by the coding sequence TTGCCAAGAAAACCGCGTGTGTGGTATCCCGGTGCGACCTACCACATAACGGCCAGAGGGGTTCGCAAGATGGATATATTTCTGGATACCCTCGATTTTCAAACTTATTTAAAATACCTTCTTGATGTCCGCGCCAGACACCCCTACACACTTCATGCCTACTGTTTAATGAACAATCATCTCCATCTTCAGCTTGAAACGGTAAAAACTCCTCTTGATATCATCATTAAAGATCTTCATTCCCAATACGCCATTTATTTCAATAAGCGTTATGATGCGCATGGACACGTATTTCAAGGCAGATATGGAGCTGAAATAATTGAAAATTATCCGTACTTCCTTAAGGTGAGCTCTTATATCCATTTAAATCCAGTGGCGGCCAGCATGGTGAAAAGGCCAGAGGATTACCGTTGGAGCAGCTATTCAGCTTATATAGCTGCTGCAGACACTAAAAACCCCTATGTCAGTATGGAAAAAACACTGTCTTATTTTTCTGCTCCCCATTCAGCAAACCCGCAAAAACCTCCAAGACAGCACTATAAAGCATTTGTGGAAGCATTAGGGGGCCAAGCCCAAACTATCTTAGTGAACTAA